In one Candidatus Ozemobacteraceae bacterium genomic region, the following are encoded:
- a CDS encoding tetratricopeptide repeat protein, giving the protein MVACLALLCLTRPGMAEEVSSGTSMTGSGEIPDWQARLELARILSYSKKYAESLDQYRKVLADKPDVIEAKAEMALVQLWSGNASEAMREFSGLPIDRLDGKTRMAFVDLIIAAKQYDTAKLILRDHLKKSAEDLEARLKLADILSWTKEYDASIAEFRQILEKRPDDAQVRRRLANVLTWANRKSEAIEELKKSLGEK; this is encoded by the coding sequence ATGGTTGCGTGCCTTGCCCTCCTCTGTCTCACCCGCCCCGGAATGGCGGAGGAGGTATCATCGGGAACCTCGATGACCGGGAGCGGAGAGATTCCCGACTGGCAGGCCCGGCTGGAGCTGGCGCGGATTCTGAGCTACTCGAAGAAATACGCGGAATCCCTCGACCAGTACCGGAAGGTGCTCGCCGACAAACCGGACGTTATCGAGGCAAAGGCGGAAATGGCTCTCGTACAGTTGTGGAGCGGAAACGCCTCCGAGGCCATGCGAGAGTTTTCCGGCCTTCCCATCGACCGGCTTGACGGAAAAACACGGATGGCCTTCGTCGATCTGATCATTGCCGCAAAACAGTATGACACGGCGAAGCTGATCCTCCGCGATCACCTGAAGAAATCGGCGGAAGACCTCGAGGCCCGCCTGAAGCTGGCTGACATCCTGAGCTGGACGAAGGAATACGACGCGTCGATCGCCGAATTCCGGCAGATCCTCGAAAAGCGCCCGGACGACGCCCAGGTTCGGCGTCGACTGGCGAATGTCCTCACCTGGGCGAACCGGAAATCGGAAGCGATCGAAGAACTCAAGAAATCCCTGGGGGAAAAATGA
- a CDS encoding STAS domain-containing protein produces MKYQVIENEKALAISLSGELDTVTAEILRELLNSLLQKEKKQVVIDLSGISFINSSGLGAIVSASLSFRRDGGRIVLCGIQGMVSRVFELTRMNRAFEVFPTVQDAMDSF; encoded by the coding sequence ATGAAATACCAGGTGATCGAAAACGAAAAAGCCCTTGCAATCAGTCTCTCAGGAGAGCTCGATACGGTCACGGCTGAAATACTCCGGGAACTTCTCAATTCGCTTCTGCAGAAAGAGAAAAAGCAGGTGGTCATCGATCTGTCCGGAATCTCCTTCATCAACAGCAGCGGCCTTGGGGCCATCGTCAGCGCAAGCCTTTCCTTCCGCCGTGACGGCGGCAGGATCGTCCTGTGCGGAATACAGGGAATGGTCAGCCGCGTCTTCGAGTTGACCCGGATGAATCGTGCCTTCGAGGTGTTTCCGACGGTGCAAGACGCCATGGACAGTTTCTGA